GCCCGCAGCTTTGAGCGCTCTCATTGGTCACGAACTGTCAGGTGGCCGCAAAGGACGTGCCGAACCTGCTGGGGCATCGTTACGGAAGCGCAATGCTCGAAGTCCTCCGTGCAAGCGCGGCAGAAGTCGCCGATATCACCCAGCTTCGGACGCTTGCTCCCGAGGTCTGCTCCAGTGCGGCTTGGTCGAAAGTCCGGCGGATTTGCATGAACTGGCGCCGCACTTAGATTCAGTGGCATTCCGATTGCTTCGTTAAATGCAGAGATTCGACGACTGGGAATGACGGGTCTATCCTCGCTCGCCTCAGGGTCAAGTTGCGCGATTCGGAGCCATCTAGTACGGCGGACGTTCACACTGTTTCACATTTCCTCTGATTCTTTGGTGCGGAGCGCCTGGCTGCCGGCTGGCTAGGCCCGCACCGAGGACGAGAATTGCTTTTCGATGCTCATATCCTAAAGCGAATTTGATTTCAGGAAGGTAAGACAATGATCATGGAATTATTGCCTGCAGATGTGCACAACCAACGCACCATTAGTCAGGGCCATCCGCCGAACTGGAGGAACCCACCCGGTGGCGACTACGATCTCGTGGTCATCGGCGGTGGTCCAGCGGGGCTCGTCGCCGCACAAGTAGCAGCAGCGGACGGCCACCACGTCGCCATGACGGAGACGCGCTTGACTGGTGGAACATGTGTCAACTTCGGCTGTACGCCCAGCAAGGCATTGATCCGCTGTGCACGCGCCGCCCACGAGGCCGGACGGGGCGCCGATTTCGGCTTCGGGCTCAGTTCAGCCCCGCACGTGGATTTCGCCAAGGTCATGGAACGCGTCCGCCGCATCCGATCCATGAGCAGCGCTGGGGACGCGGTCCAGGTGTTAGTGGATGCCGGGGTAGATGTCTACTTAGGCCAAACTGCATTTATCAAACCGAACGCCGTAGCGGTGGATGGTCATGAGCTGCGTTTCAAGAAGGCGGTGATTGCGACCGGCGCCCGTCCCGTACCGCCGGCCATCGAGGGACTTAAAGACGGCGAGTATCTAACCAACGAAACGGTGTTCTCGCTAACCAAGCTGCCCCAGAAGCTGGTGGTGTTGGGTGGCGGACCGATGGGCAGTGAATTGGCCCAGGCTTTTCGCCGGCTCGGTGCTGACGTAGAACTGGTGCAGTCTGGGAGCAGTCTGCTGCCGAAAGACGAGCCGGAAGCGGGAGAAGTGCTGCGCCGCCAATTCGAGCGCGATGGCATCGGACTGCATTTCGAATTCAGGGCAGTTCGGGCGGAA
The sequence above is a segment of the Pirellulales bacterium genome. Coding sequences within it:
- a CDS encoding mercuric reductase, producing the protein MIMELLPADVHNQRTISQGHPPNWRNPPGGDYDLVVIGGGPAGLVAAQVAAADGHHVAMTETRLTGGTCVNFGCTPSKALIRCARAAHEAGRGADFGFGLSSAPHVDFAKVMERVRRIRSMSSAGDAVQVLVDAGVDVYLGQTAFIKPNAVAVDGHELRFKKAVIATGARPVPPAIEGLKDGEYLTNETVFSLTKLPQKLVVLGGGPMGSELAQAFRRLGADVELVQSGSSLLPKDEPEAGEVLRRQFERDGIGLHFEFRAVRAENGRLTIKRKTETRELEYDKLLLSIGRKANVDNLGLEAANIRVKDGAVEVDGSLRTSNPDVYAAGDVAFPEKYTHAAMATARLCVANALNGANRLTRELVIPHCTYTDPEVASVGLTPVRAVEEGISLETHRLELAKVERAFIDGEEEGFAALYTRKGSGEIVGATLVAAHAGEMISELTLAITNKLTMKALAETVHCYPTQAEVFQRIALSYKPEKLMSGRPKDAVHSSSV